The DNA window AAGTGACATGCAATATATTGAGAAGCTATTGGATGATTTACaagttgaaaataattatgaCAACGAGTATAGCGAGCATGAAGAAAAGTTACAACCCAGTTACATTTTTGAATACTTGAGtaatgttttttataaCCGTAGATCCAAAATGAATCCCTTATGGAATGCTGTTATTGTAGCTGGTTTGGAAAAGGATAAAAAGACAGAAACTCTAgttccatttttaaaatatgttAATTTATTAGGGGTTACATACGGATCACCAACGTTGGCTACTGGGTTTGGTTCCCACTTGGCTCTACCATTACTAAGAAAAGTTGTTGgaaatgaagaagatgTATTGACAACTGATTTATCTGTTGCAAAGAATGCTATACTTGAAGGCATGAAAGTTTTATATTACAGAGACGCTCGTTCGTCTAAAACATTTTCCATAGCCATAATTGATAAAGATGAAGGATTGATTTTTGAAAGTGGCAAAGAAATACAGAACATGTCTTGGAAATTTGCTAAGGATATTAAAGGCTATGGTACCCAAACTGTTTGAGGCAAAAAAGGGACTTTCCT is part of the Saccharomycodes ludwigii strain NBRC 1722 chromosome III, whole genome shotgun sequence genome and encodes:
- the PRE4 gene encoding proteasome core particle subunit beta 7 (similar to Saccharomyces cerevisiae YFR050C | PRE4 | PRoteinase yscE) → MNHDPFKWGRPSDETYGEYNYSIANTNNHNSNFTPNSNTQQPIVTGTSVIAIKYNNGIVIAADNLASYGSLLRFNGVERLIKVGTNTIVGVSGDVSDMQYIEKLLDDLQVENNYDNEYSEHEEKLQPSYIFEYLSNVFYNRRSKMNPLWNAVIVAGLEKDKKTETLVPFLKYVNLLGVTYGSPTLATGFGSHLALPLLRKVVGNEEDVLTTDLSVAKNAILEGMKVLYYRDARSSKTFSIAIIDKDEGLIFESGKEIQNMSWKFAKDIKGYGTQTV